In a genomic window of Parus major isolate Abel chromosome 26, Parus_major1.1, whole genome shotgun sequence:
- the LOC107214956 gene encoding uncharacterized protein ENSP00000471857-like yields the protein MKGTANVNSTGRSHYQSAIPVPRAMAHSKLHTTDLLSTPGSPVLHRAPSPRPGKVPGPGSKTLKPKATGKAAGHEQAEAREGSPSVPAHGGQKAPSRPLVSPGKWPEAAGSGRRGAGRVGEPTELHKAPLAQGRSGGRLGGSPGRGSGTAITGTGDECHGDSQGRGPVFGSGAITFSSGPTHSHPITATVAPFQYRLQEDQEHERATSPGDECSGPEKGCDPDPKPRGLSESRGVGQEWGCPAGGLP from the exons ATGAAGGGGACAGCCAATGTCAACTCCACTGGCCGCAGCCACTACCAGTCTGCTATCCCAGTGCCCCGTGCCATGGCCCACAGCAAACTGCACACCACAGACCTCCTGAGCACCCCAGGGTCCCCTGTCCTCCACAGGGCTCCGTCCCCTCGGCCAGGGAAGGTGCCAGGCCCCGGTTCCAAGACTCTCAAGCCCAAAGCTACTGGCAAAGCTGCTGGCCATGAACAGGCCGAGGCCAGGGAGGGAAGccccagtgtccctgctcatggtgGGCAGAAAGCCCCATCAAGacccctggtgtcccctgggAAATGGCCAGAGGCAGCTGGcagtgggaggagaggggcaggcAGGGTGGGGGAGCCCACCGAGTTGCACAAAGCTCCCCTAGCACAGGGCAGGAGTGGGGGGCGGCTGGGAGGGTCCCCTGGGAGGGGCAGTGGAACAGCCATAACAGGGACAGGGGATGAGTGTCATGGTGATTCACAGGGGAGGGGCCCCGTATTTGGGTCAGGGGCCATCACTTTCTCCTCAGGGCCCACACACAGCCACCCCATCACTGCCACTGTGGCACCCTTCCAGTACCG gctgcaggaggacCAGGAGCATGAGAGGGCCACATCCCCTGGTGATGAGTGCTCCGGTCCTGAGAAGGGATGTGACCCTGACCCCAAGCCCAGAGGCCTGAGTGAGTCCAGAGGGGTTGGTCAGGAATGGGGGTGTCCTGCTGGGGGGCTGCCGTGA